The Plasmodium reichenowi strain SY57 chromosome 2, whole genome shotgun sequence DNA segment attcCTCTACTTCTTTTTTCTCATCATGTATCTTTTCATATCGTTCATCATACtcatcttttattttttcgtCATGTATTTCCCCTATTTTTTCactatatttttcttctatttccatgtcatatttttttggtacttcttcatatatttcttttacCTCATCAACAAAAAATTCTCCCATCTTTTCATcaaatttttcttttaccTCGTCAACAAAAAATTCTCCCATCTTTTCATcaaatttttcttttaccTCGTCAACAAAAAATTCTCCCATCTTTTCATCaaatttttcttctacCTCTTCAAAAATGTTTTCTCcctttttttcatcatatttttcttctacCTCTTCAAAAATGTTTTCTCcctttttttcatcatatttttcttctacCTCTTCAAAAACATTTTCTCTCATTTTTTCATCaaatttttcttctacctcttcaaaaatattttctctcattttttcatcaaatttttcttcaacctcttcaaaaaaattttctcccattttttcatcatatttttcttctacCACTGCTTCATAGTTCTCATCTATTTCTTCAAAATTTCTTCGTGGTAGTTCATTACCATATTTTATCCCTGCCTCTACAAAATATGtcttttcttcttcttcatcaAACTTTTCTTCTACACCACAATTTTCTTCTACACCACTGTCAATAATTTTTCCCATCCTTCTATCATTAATTTCATccacatttttatttttgtcatcccaaaaaaaaacattattttcaaaaaattcACTTGATTCGTCCACACCTTTTTGATcataattttcattttcatatacatttttatgttcATACCTTTCGTTCTTTTCAAAAACATTATGCTCatcaaattttttatttaaccAAATATTTTCTGACATATCAcaattttgaaaaaaattctgTTTTTCTTCTGAAAAATTCGAGAAAGGAGGATCCTcaacatttatattttcaagATTGTCTTTATTACTATCGAATACATTCTgatatttttcatttccATTATCTTCTTCCTTATTAAATGAACTAGGTATAATAAAATCAAATGCATCATGACTAATTTTATCCATATCCTCaaaattgttatatattatatcctCATTTATTGTTGTAGGTTCACAATTCTTTGAATAAGCATTTTCTAATATATCCGAAAGGTTATTCctttcattattattattattattaacacAATAATCTTCACACTTATTACTTTCTATTTTCCTATCTATAAAAGATAGGACTTTATCTTCtaacaatatattattttcacTTATAAGAaacttattatatatataaaatatatcatctttattattatttaacaATTCCTTATCACTCATTtgattatttaaattatataaatttttctCATTGTTATcatgatttatattttcaaatGTAGTAGATGTATCTACTACTACATcaatttcatttttctcaaaatttttattataattatttttcaacATGAACAAATCAGTTGATATTacatcatcattattattattattatcttcataaatattcaaattatcgttaaataaattatcattatgTATTAAATCACTTAATGtattacaatttttttttttatctattATTGTATCACATAAGTTAATATTATCTGTATGTTTCATTAattcttcttcatttatgtttttcttattttcaAAAGATGTGTTAAATTGAAAGAAGCTAAAATTAGTTTGAtctattttaaaaaattcatcTGTCATATCATCAAAATTTTCCATATGTGAATCATTTACAAAAATGTTACTATTGTTAgaatgtattatattattattattattattattattaccatttgaaggataaatattataatttgtacaaatatttttatcactAGAATGAATgatatcattatttaatgaagttatataattaatagTAGAAACATTTTCATCattcaatatatatcctttttcatttataaattcattttctttcatattacattgttcttcttttattttattcaatTTATTTATCTCCTTATCATCAAAtacaaagaaaaaattatcctcctcatttttaaaaacgtcattattctttttatattcttcaacgtttttcttttcatgTAAATTTAACGTTACATCCTTTTTTTCTACATCTGCATTTTTCTcctttaatatatcatcatattttcTTGACGAAGCAGTCAGtttattatacaaaaaaaacatattcCTTCTACAActaaataattataataaatatatgtgttcatatatatatatatatatatatatatatatatatatgtgcaaatatatatgttcaaATATTTCTACATAAAATTGCTCTCACCAAACATTATTCTCTTAACATATTAATTACTTGTTCAATTTcttaaaaacaaattaaaataatacaattaatattgttataagAACATGTGTATATGTAGATATGGAAGATATTATTAAAGCATTACATTTCTTTCCTTTCTTTTCACTTCATTAcatcattataaaaaaaaaacataaataaataaataaatatatatatatatatatatatatatatttatttatattttattacaataataatacacagatttttttttcattcaCTTTCAATATCCAAtttaacaataataatactgTAAAGGATATCAACTTTTTagaattttataaataaacaaataaataagaaaaaataaaataaaaatataataataaagagaatatttttatattataatccTCTTCTTAAAcaaataattcatatattatatatatatatatatatatatatatatatatatatattatgtataaaaattgacaactttttaaaacacgtaattattacatattttataatataaatgttcTGAAATAAATCAACAAAAAAAACGTCCAATTTTGAaaaatcattttatttacatttaaaaaattttgttcatttaataagtgttcagaaaattatattacatttccttttttcatttttttttggtagatcgtaataaaattatatatatatatatatatatatatataattatattaactCTAAAAggttatattataatatatatattttatatacgtatatataatatatacttaaGAGAACCCAAAACAAAATTTCCTActtatgtaatattttattcatatcaCATATTATGtgaagaatattttttctattattcctaaatatatatatatgtatatatatatatatatatatatatatatatatatatatttatgcgtggaaatttttttaaaacaataataaaaaaaaaaaatgtaagCTGTAAAGCTTAAAAGCTTATTTGtgattttatttaaaatatataaacatatatatatatatatatatatatatatatatatatctttatgTATACAATTTCACACCAATTCATAcattttcctttttcttttttttttttttttttacaaaatgatatggattgatatatattattaatgcATACACATATTGTACTAAGCCATACAACACAAACTtttatgaagaaaaaaatatacataacaaataaagaagactaagaaaaaaaaaaaatatatatatatatatataaatcaaaaaCTTATTAATtctaaaaaatataaaataaaaaatggcaatcttacataatataatggaaacatatgaatatgtatacaatattatttaatttatgtaaatacattcttattatattaaactcaagttatatatttaaatgaataaatatgtaaGAGACTATAATCTTTAATATTACCTTAAATGATTTTTGAAATTTTTAATGTACctcttttattttatttctttaatatttcatttgcctttatatattataaaaaatgaattttagtatataatgtaaattTAAAACATGTAAAACAAATGTACTAACATATTTACATAGggaaaatttaaataaatagtatacatatataatatattatatataaatttatatatatatatatatatatatgttgataacaatattttgaaaatatgtaacagtgtacacatatatatgtatatatgctatttttcttttaaaaaataaaaaggtgtatatttttttttaattaattcatttaaatatacacaatatatatatatatatatatattaatatttatatatatgtgtgtacGCGTATTATTCCATATTAATCGTCTTTCGGATTCTACAAAATGGTTCACCTAagtaaaagaaataatattaaaagctttttaaattattgCAAAGCGAAATATTTGAACCctttaataattaataaaaatgaagacATAGTAAAAGAAACCAgcattttaaaaaatgacaACTTGTATAGTAGAAAGGAGTCCAATGTttttatagaaatattaaaatcatcgtttataaaatttagaggacaaaaaataaacgaagaaataaataaccataataatattattaataatagtagtcacaataataatcataatatttatcatgatacaaaccaaaaaaaaaaaaaacaatatgaaGATAAACATAATGTATTTCATACAGAAAATATGCATAAAGAAGTTTTATTATGTATGGATGTTTTACAATATGAAGAAGATAAAGTAAATCGTGAATTAGATTTATTACattcttattttaataaagaaaGAACAAATATTGATCCTTATACCTTATGTGaaagtaaaataaaaaatattgatgaatatatatataatattattaaaaccaattataaaaacattgatgaatttattacatatatttatttatataaaggAAAAAGATTTAGGGTTATCTTAAGTATcctattaaaaaatatattacacCATATAGATAATGTttcaaaaattaaaacaaattttaaaaatagaaatatcCAAAGAAACTTTTTCAAATCAAATAAACTCTCGCCCAATTCTTtatcaaataaattaaaactATACAACttgaaaataaaacaaaagaaaaatatatgtgaaaAAACAGTCTTAGATAATCAATGTAAAATTATAGCAGCTTCAGAAATTATACACATGGGTTCTCTTTTACATGATGATGTCATAGATGATTCAAATAAAAGAAGAGGTGTCATAGcattacataaaaaatttgGAAATAAAATTTCAATATTATCAGGGGATTATCTCTTAGCACGTGCTAGTTCTATTTTTGCTGGTACGGGTTCACCAAAAATTTGTAGACGTTTCTCTTATGTTGTCGAGAGTTTAATAAAAGGAGAATTCTTACAAagaaatttaaaatttaataatgtTGAAGAAGCACTCAAAAtgtatttaattaaatCATATCATAAAACAGCTTCTCTTTTTTCTCATTTATTTGCATGTATAGCCATTCtatcatttaaaaatgatacTATTATACAATTATGTTTTAATTTAGGATTACACATAGGTATGGCTTTTCAATTATATGATGATTATCTAGATTATAAAATTGATGACAATACAAACAAACctatattaaatgatttaaaaaataatattaaaacagctcccttattattttcttataattataacCCTCAAGTTATCTTAcaattaattaataaaaattcatatacaaataatgatattgaaaatattttatattatatccaACATTCTAATagtatgaaaaaaaatgaattgtgttcattattacatataaaaaaggcATCTGATATTCTATACTCCTTAATATCTCATTGTAATAAACCTAgtacaaataaaaacaataacaaacatgatgatataaaacAAAGTAGCGAGGcattaattaatttaatcTTAAACGTGTTATCAAGAAACGTCAAATgataaaagaataaataaaacatatatatatatatatatatatatatatatattaataattaatataaaaaattattttaatttttattcaataatatatacaatatcaaacatatatattataatattattaagcATCTTCaatattgtattatttgaaaaacttaataatatgtacatatatcttatatatatatatatatatatatatatatatatatatatatttttgttaattagtttgaaaaaaaaaaaaaaaagcaatttataatatttaatccatttatttatatgttttattaatttattgttactacatatttgttattatatatattatttttttgtctttttaacatttttcatattatttgtataaaaaaattttctattatttcatatacACCCCACATTCcttttatcttttttaaattttatttatctcTTGTATTATTTGTGCCCCTTACAactataataaaataaatataaacaaataaataaatattaaagaaaaaaaaaaaaaaaaaaaatttttaaataaaaatatatattttttttatttttttaccaaatattaaatttagTACAATTCTTTTTACTCTCTTTccaaaatatattttcctcctcttcattatatatttctatttctATATTTCTCTTGATTTTATCAATAAAATGCATATTGTTACaaattacataatataGTTTCACAAAATGTAAAACCTCTTCCCTTGAATGTAATAAAACATAAGCTTCATTCTTTAATAAATCTACATGTATCAAACATATCTCAACTGaacattaatataaataaataaatataaatatataaatatatatatatatatatatatatatatatgtatgtatacatgttaatatattttaaaaaataataataatataattaatgaacatatatataataatattcatacCTAAATGACCCACGAAATTTATTACTTCACTTTTTTTGTCAAAACaggatatattttttattcttattaaaCAACCTGTAGctaaaaaaattttaaaaaaaaaatttaaatattataataaaaataaattttacGTACTATgcattttttaaaaattcactgttcatttttatataatacagatatttaattttataagacaaatatatactcttcagaaaaaaaatttactCTCCTAAATTTTTTTCCGGTTTAACTTTAATTTTATAGCATAAATGAATTATTCCTATTTACACATACCTTCGGTTGGCAATAAACGAAATATATCACCTCCCATTTAAGAAATATGAactattatattttacaatcatacatatatatacatatatatatatatatatatatatataagagAAAATATGTTACTCTCTTTGAATTTCCAATAATAAGTAAATGTagtataaaaattatatacacacaacacaattacatatataacaagaaaataaaaaaataaaaaaaattatttttcttgCTATACAAGATttaacataattataaacaCTTTAATTTGgttaaatattaaaagagAAATAATGGGTTActtgtaatattttttttctttttttttttgaaaaaaaaatatacatccaaaattttgaattacatatatatatatatatatatatatatatatatattttacaataagaaatcaaaaaaaataaattaattatcATCGTTTTAGagataattatataaaatcaaaacaatgaaaaaattaaattaagaaaaataaaaatatgtataaattaatatatatatatatatatatatatatttatttatttaattaatttatcatgatataaatatgaacatGCTAAAAGAAGGTAAACATTGGATTTTATACAAATTTTCTCGTTTCATTCAAGtaaacaagaaaaaaataaaaaataaaaaggaagaTAGAGATAGAGattaatataaagataaatatgtacaatatatttataaattcaCGCATACAATTATAgtaatcattattatttcatttttaaatgtagattttttatttcttctatCTATTTAGTGCTTGtcttataatatattttgaaagtaaataaaaagaagcCATTGTCCAAAGCAAAGATATTTTGGCATTtacaatttaaaaaaataaataataaaaaaaaatgtttactatatatatatatatatatttatttatttatttattcacTTATATTTATGCATACATATTTGTTTACTTCTCATTTTACTCTTTTTTCCTTCGTAGCCCATTTCATATTAGATCAATATTATAGAATCCCATATATAAGGTATGActctctttttttaaatacatttataaacTAGTATCATTTTCTCgtatgatatattatattaacatacatatatgtcTATCACTTAAATTTTAgatttttttgtatattcctttttatttttggaATAGCatctttctttttatgTTCATTAAGTGACCCAGGTAAATCCTTTTACGcacatattttatttattctttttatttttaataattaattgttataatattcaaaaaaaaataattaattacAGGAAAAATCTCTTTTAATGGTCTAGATAAACACTTGGAATATTATTCATACGAcgaaataatattttacacCAACACTAAATGTAAAACgtgtaatattataaagtaagagaaaaaaaataaataaataattaaataaaataaaataaaataaataagttaataaataaaatcttacataaatattattatttatccTACTTAATTTCAATATTTCAACCTTACTCtcaaacatatatatatatatatataataatataataatataatattatataattcatttatgttcccttttttatattttccttttaacCCTATAAGACCTGCTAGAAGTAAGCattgttcatattgttCTTCTTGTATATCCAGATATGATCATCATTGTTTCTTATTGAATAATTGTATAGGAGGTTAcaataatatgtattatttagtttttcttcatatgcatattattataaccTTTTATTCAACATATATAAGTAAATATacacacaaaaaaaaaataaaaagaaaagaaaaaaacaacaTAAGAGAACAGAACNNNNNNNNNNNNNNNNNNNNNNNNNNNNNNNNNNNNNNNNNNNNNNNNNNNNNNNNNNNNNNNNNNNNNNNNNNNNNNNNNNNNNNNNNNNNNNNNNNNNaaaaaaaaagaaaaaaaaaagaaacaaatgaaaaaatgagaaaaatcaaaaaatcaaaaaaataaaagaaatcaaaagaataaaaagaataaaaaaaattaaaaaattcgacaaaatgttatatatatatatatatatatatttatgtatttcCAAATAGTTACATATAATTTCCCTTATTTTACCTTTTCCAGGCttcataatttatttcacatttttaattttatgctataattaaaaaaatacacTTTTATGAACAAACgttttatttacattatcATCGACAAtttcattaaaaatatttcttacACTCTTTTTTCCATTTAAATTTGGTTTCTCtgaatttatataatttttcataacACTATATGTACTATTTGCTTGATTCGTAAGAAaacttttattttgatttcTACTATGATGAATTGAATTTGCAATATGTACATTTTGATGATATGAATTTAatctatttatattatcattatagtttggtttatttaaattttcataatgattatatagaatattaatactatttttatttgtattattcattgtattatttatttttctttgttTTACTTCATccattattttatttttatattttgaatgTCTATTTTGTGTAAAATTAGTTAACCTATTAATTATAGGATTCTGTTCAGTTATCaatttgttatttttgtttttattattatttaataaaataggATCCATTACATGTTGttcattttgttcattatATCCATCTGAAAAATTATCTAATTCTTTACttatatcatcatatttttctataaatacattttgatttatttctttcattaaattttttacCCTTTTTAATTTACTTACACATTCttgatatttatataataataaattataatcTCTATTTAAGGTATCCTTAGAAAgtttttcataatttatttcttttcttaGATGAGCTATAGTTTTTAATTGCATATGTTCTTTACTAAAATTCAATATGTCCATTGttaacattttttcttttttactttttaatttacttttaaaagatattaaattttcttGACTCTTTCTTTCTAATAAGAAATGAACCATCTCTTTTCTTACATCACTCGATCTTTCAAAATAATGTTGAAATAAAAACCAACattcatcatatttttcatttttcatattattatgtacacttattatataatctCTCAAGTTATTTAACAGggtaatatattttagaataaaaaattttatttcttctgGGATATACATTCGTTTCCaaacatttttatgaatcttttcaaataataatacatattcgtcatttaaaaataaaaattttattatttcatttaatataatgCATAAAACTATTGTAACCTTCTCATCATAACCATCACCATGAGTATCGCCATGAACATCACCACCACGAGCATCACCACGAGCATTACCACGAGCATTACCACGAGCATTACCACGAACATCACCACCACGAGCATTACCACAAACATCACCACCACCAACATAACCATCACAATTGTTGTtgttcttattattattttcatttttattagatatatttCCTATTTTCGAAGGAACGTTTTCTTCTTTACACAAATCTTCTCTTAACCCGTAATACCttgaataattatacaatccaattattttattactactttttatattttcattttcataaattattttcatacatcgaaatttattttcttctaaTAGATGAATATACTTTGATAAATGCATACCATTCTTCTCTTCTATATTCGTAACAAACATCtcttcatatttatattcatttgttcttatattattattggatatatttccatatatattaacattatCAACAAATTGTGCAACACATAATTTAGATTCATCACTCTTATTCTTGTATCCATCAGAATATTGACTAGTcaaattaattattttttcttcattttctttatttgtCTTTTCCAAAAAAATTAACTGTTCTTGTATCTGTTTCATGTTTATATCATAACTATTTTTCTCATTTAATTCATTACTATATAATAAGctaattttatttatttctcCTTTTAATCGTATGATCTCTTCATTTAATTcaaatatttgttttaaataattcGCAATTCcttctattttattatctactgaaattatttcattattatttctatcCAATTTTGAATCAACAATTTTATTActaatatttgtatttaatAAAGGACCATATTTCTTATGTATCTCATCATATTGAGAACATTTTTCGTCATATTGGAAACATTTCTCATCATATTGAGAACACTTTTCATCATATTGAGAACActtttcatcatatttcACCTTAATTTGCTCATATTTAAGAGATGTTTCTTTATATGTAAGTGACatttcttcatattttaCACAAATATCTCCATACTTAATATtcatttcattatatttaatacaCATATCTTcattctttttctttaaattattaatttcatttaaatttctttttttctcatcttctctatattttatttctttttccaTATCATCAATTTTacttttcattttctttatattatcttcattttcatcTAATTTCATCATAAGattattttctttcataTCAAATTTGTTATTCAAATCATTTGAATATGTAATTAAttcaatattttcattatttaatttttccacttcttcatttaattcatctatttgtttattacattttgttaattgtttatttaatttttctatttcttttttttgtttttccacatccttttttaatttcttctttCCTTGATCGActaaatttaatttattattttcttcaattaattcatttttcttattattaagTTCCATAAGCTCAGTAGTTAAAGAacatatttcattttttagTTGAACTAAATTAGATTTgcttttatttatttcttcatcatAATCCAAAATCTGTTCTTCTATTTTATCTATACACATTCCTTCATTTATTGTAAAAGAATTTA contains these protein-coding regions:
- a CDS encoding hypothetical protein (conserved Plasmodium protein, unknown function~part of same gene as PRSY57_0202100A~gap found within coding sequence), whose translation is IEEKNKKIKELNNDIKKLQDEILVYKKQSNAQQVDHKKKSWILIKDKSKEKLKDKENQINVEKNEEKDLKKKDDEIKILNEEIVKYKTILCNLKKDPLLQNQDLLSKIDINSFTINEGMCIDKIEEQILDYDEEINKSKSNLVQLKNEICSLTTELMELNNKKNELIEENNKLNLVDQGKKKLKKDVEKQKKEIEKLNKQLTKCNKQIDELNEEVEKLNNENIELITYSNDLNNKFDMKENNLMMKLDENEDNIKKMKSKIDDMEKEIKYREDEKKRNLNEINNLKKKNEDMCIKYNEMNIKYGDICVKYEEMSLTYKETSLKYEQIKVKYDEKCSQYDEKCSQYDEKCFQYDEKCSQYDEIHKKYGPLLNTNISNKIVDSKLDRNNNEIISVDNKIEGIANYLKQIFELNEEIIRLKGEINKISLLYSNELNEKNSYDINMKQIQEQLIFLEKTNKENEEKIINLTSQYSDGYKNKSDESKLCVAQFVDNVNIYGNISNNNIRTNEYKYEEMFVTNIEEKNGMHLSKYIHLLEENKFRCMKIIYENENIKSSNKIIGLYNYSRYYGLREDLCKEENVPSKIGNISNKNENNNKNNNNCDGYVGGGDVCGNARGGDVRGNARGNARGNARGDARGGDVHGDTHGDGYDEKVTIVLCIILNEIIKFLFLNDEYVLLFEKIHKNVWKRMYIPEEIKFFILKYITLLNNLRDYIISVHNNMKNEKYDECWFLFQHYFERSSDVRKEMVHFLLERKSQENLISFKSKLKSKKEKMLTMDILNFSKEHMQLKTIAHLRKEINYEKLSKDTLNRDYNLLLYKYQECVSKLKRVKNLMKEINQNVFIEKYDDISKELDNFSDGYNEQNEQHVMDPILLNNNKNKNNKLITEQNPIINRLTNFTQNRHSKYKNKIMDEVKQRKINNTMNNTNKNSINILYNHYENLNKPNYNDNINRLNSYHQNVHIANSIHHSRNQNKSFLTNQANSTYSVMKNYINSEKPNLNGKKSVRNIFNEIVDDNVNKTFVHKSVFF